Proteins co-encoded in one Cataglyphis hispanica isolate Lineage 1 chromosome 4, ULB_Chis1_1.0, whole genome shotgun sequence genomic window:
- the LOC126849317 gene encoding GPI mannosyltransferase 3 — protein sequence MRDNWFKMRLPRRFRILLLLLLWRLTSVIIVQTAHVPDEYWQSLEVAHYLTFDYGYLTWEWTMMIRSYIYPFLISILYHILAIFSLDVTFLLTILPRVFQTVLAAYADYRFYKWTKCKWMLFVLCSNWYWYYCASRTLINSVETVCTTIALSIFPWKNNHVQSIQFLWIVGFLCMIRPTAAIIWFPLCLYHICSSAEKKIALFGRYTIICLFCFLLSILIDSYCYGKFVITPWRFFQVNVLGSVGNIYGKEHTLWYIFVGLPVILGLYYIPFLIAVWRILKHSVYFNRELIMLIVIGWTLFVYSLLPHKEFRFILPLLPMLIYVSSACTYRLNARITAFVRKSILALLICSNVIPGFYFSLIHQRGTLNVIELLRYEISANNSLSTNVLILTPCHALPLYSHLHVNTSIKFLTCEPNFDNFNDYLDEADQFFVNPTFWLDNNYVNNKSTILPTYVIIFDNVVNKITNFLSRYRLIAKVFYTHFPQSNYGEYILLYKHVTFI from the coding sequence ATGCGAGATAACTGGTTTAAAATGCGTTTACCAAGAAGATTCAGAATATTATTGCTTTTGTTACTATGGCGGTTGACCTCTGTGATCATAGTACAAACTGCTCATGTACCAGATGAATATTGGCAATCACTTGAGGTAGCTCATTATCTGACATTTGATTATGGGTACCTTACATGGGAATGGACAATGATGATTCGTAGTTATATTTATCCATTTCTCATATCAATTCTGTATCATATACTCGCCATATTTTCTTTAGAtgtcacatttttattaacaatattgccACGTGTTTTTCAAACAGTTCTTGCTGCTTATGCAGAttacagattttataaatggACCAAGTGTAAGTGGATGTTGTTTGTTCTATGTTCAAATTGGTATTGGTACTATTGTGCTTCAAGAACACTGATAAATTCAGTAGAGACTGTCTGTACCACAATagcattatcaatatttccttggaaaaataatcatgtacagagtatacaatttttatggatTGTGGGCTTTCTCTGTATGATAAGACCTACTGCTGCGATTATATGGTTTCCATTATGcttatatcatatttgttCAAGtgcagaaaagaaaatagcACTATTTGGTCGTTACACAATAATATGTCTATTTTGTTTTCTGCTTTCCATATTAATAGATAGTTATTGTTAtggaaaatttgtaataactcCTTGGAGATTTTTCCAAGTGAATGTGCTTGGAAGTGTTGGAAACATATATGGCAAAGAACATACATTATGGTACATCTTTGTTGGTTTACCCGTGATACTCGGATTGTATTACATCCCATTTTTGATTGCTGTTTGGCGAATACTTAAACATTCCGTTTACTTCAATCGAGAATTAATTATGCTCATAGTAATTGGTTGGACATTATTTGTCTATTCCTTATTGCCTCACAAGgaatttcgatttattttaccGCTTTTGCCAATGTTGATATATGTAAGTTCCGCTTGTACTTATCGTTTAAACGCTAGAATTACAGCATTTGTCCGTAAAAGTATTTTAGCATTATTAATATGCAGCAATGTCATACccggattttatttttccttgatTCATCAACGTGGCACATTAAATGTAATAGAGCTCTTACGGTATGAAATTTCtgctaataattctttatcaaCAAATGTGCTAATTCTAACTCCATGCCATGCTTTGCCCTTGTACAGTCATCTGCATGTAAatacatcaataaaatttctaacttGCGAAcctaattttgataattttaatgattatctGGATGAAGCAGATCAATTTTTTGTGAATCCAACATTTTGgctcgataataattatgttaataataaaagtactaTATTACCAACTTATGTAATCATATTTGATaatgttgtaaataaaataactaactTCTTAAGTAGATATAGATTAATTGCtaaagtattttatacacattttccTCAATCAAATTatggagaatatatattattgtataaacatgtaacatttatttaa